A single region of the Anoplolepis gracilipes chromosome 1, ASM4749672v1, whole genome shotgun sequence genome encodes:
- the LOC140663794 gene encoding RING finger and SPRY domain-containing protein 1, translated as MGNCLCKDSPELETYGSNNHAQTQNTILPEPSINLVSSSDSASSSFKFPTSANIDKLVLETLGSLDTLVDNDHEPPPAMLKLNAIADKEDGWIQVVSSMVNVIPMHNPLGPSVIILLLDDCPLPSKDSVLRLSHMFQLSQRLGQIQITATQQRNICVVLGCIAEKLAGPSSIAILSDATLDYLVSNLQEDVEPYVMLYSLIALEKFAQTSENKVTIKKRLMSEKQNPLLELEKWATETHYVRRQVGFCAQWCLDNLFLMEGRKYSHDLVDVTGINVMLNTKDVSEYLKISPNGLEARCDAYSFESVRCTFQVDSGIWYYETLIITTGVMQIGWATKDSTFLNHEGYGIGDDEFSLAYDGCRRLIWYNARSEKFHDRPCWKSGDILGCLLDLNKLEIIFSINGVPLKPCIQVFKTVRSGFFAAASFMSFQQCLFNFGNAPFKYPPTDREFQKFNDYATLKPEEKIILPRHIFLDQLRRLSVREDSCTLCFDQRASVRLLPCNHRGFCQRCSNQLIECPMCRATIEEIASDNI; from the exons ATGGGCAATTGTTTGTGTAAAGATTCTCCAGAGCTTGAGACATATGGCAGTAACAATCATGCACAAACTCAAAACACCATACTACCAGAACCAAGTATAAATTTGGTTTCATCAAGCGATTCAGCATCCTCTTCTTTTAAGTTTCCTACATCTGCAAACATTGACAAACTTGTATTAGAAACACTCGGAAGTCTCGATACTCTGGTAGATAA TGATCATGAGCCACCACCAGCAATGTTAAAATTGAATGCCATTGCCGACAAGGAAGATGGTTGGATACAAGTAGTTAGCTCTATGGTCAATGTTATTCCAATGCACAATCCATTAGGACCTtctgttataatattactattagaCGATTGCCCTTTACCTTCAAAG GACTCTGTGCTACGATTATCACACATGTTTCAACTGTCTCAAAGACTTGGACAAATACAAATAACAGCTACACAGCAACGCAATATATGTGTTGTACTTGGTTGCATCGCAGAGAAACTTGCTGGTCCTAGTAGTATAGCGATATTATCTGATGCCACTTTAGATTATCTTGTTTCAAACTTG caAGAGGATGTTGAACCTTATGTAatgttatattctttaatagcACTAGAAAAATTTGCACAAACAA GTGAAAATAAGGTAACTATTAAGAAACGCCTTATGTCAGAAAAGCAAAATCCTTTACTAGAACTGGAGAAATGGGCTACAGAAACGCATTATGTACGTCGTCAAGTTGGTTTCTGTGCACAATGGTGTTTAGATAACTtat TTCTGATGGAAGGTAGAAAATATTCTCACGACTTGGTTGATGTGACGGGTATTAATGTAATGTTAAATACAAAGGATGTAAGCGAGTACCTGAAAATATCACCTAATGGTTTGGAG GCGCGGTGTGATGCATATTCGTTTGAAAGTGTACGATGCACGTTCCAAGTAGATTCAGGGATATGGTATTATGAGACACTGATAATAACTACAGGAGTAATGCAAATTGGATGGGCTACAAAGGATAGCACATTTCTAAATCAT gAGGGATATGGTATAGGAGATGATGAATTTTCTTTGGCCTATGATGGCTGTCGCAGACTGATTTGGTATAATGCACGAAGTGAAAAATTTCATGACAGACCATGCTGGAAATCTGGTGATATTCTGGGTTGCTTAttggatttaaataaattagaaataatattttcaattaatggTGTACCTCTTAAACCGTGCATTCAAGTATTTAAAACAGTAAG GTCTGGATTCTTTGCAGCAGCTAGTTTCATGTCATTCCAACAATGTCTATTTAACTTTGGAAATGCACCTTTTAAATATCCGCCTACAGATcgagaatttcaaaaatttaatgattatgCTACATTGAAGCCAGAAGAAAAAATCATACTTCCCAGACATATATTTCTAGACCAATTGCGAAGACTTAGTGTTAGGGAAGATTCTTGTACATTATGTTTCGACCAGAGGGCATCAGTGAGGTTACTGCCATGTAACCACAG aggaTTTTGCCAAAGGTGTTCGAATCAATTGATTGAGTGTCCAATGTGCAGAGCTACTATTGAAGAAATAGCCTCAGATAACATATGA
- the LOC140663733 gene encoding uncharacterized protein: MAEGERSGGEGASERRKMGATRYVLGSAILGLFWSSLLKGVLTNSTSRCDYPPCSCDHYGRLTCDCKEEGEELILTTEGDRRLSPHTSRILVSNCSSVILANSSLASMVGLRSVDLINVANLTLVRQSFELSSHSTRTRISVRNSSIDVMPSFVFRGDVEAITFENVRIGQLSAFSFANLIHTDTLRLENCRVETTEAQAFKKFDVGYLHVIGGSFGDQLPSRTMNDIEVYHKFMLDGVKMGIVRSNAFIMRSPRTVAIQNCAIENLESEAFDVTARGAVIIKNNTFGNIGVGAFLGIRADREIRSPPPSSSSSSSSSSSSSSSSSSSSSSSSSSSSSSSSSLVHGLIFKNNSVNSFEEGSLMFDRASFRPELDNLLIAQACDCQMLPVWKNNVLNYTSVYSRFYVRQNSLMPPPLSQPQEPINETPETFLCLDGGLDGIPTSFVDYETRHCSLGGSMLVLILIIVGAVLALLASVCLIVWCCRRRRRNNRKKWISVPTNAPDVVSKKNGVIGREAATSGTPVDSRITMVVPDGRLYRETEFHVIVEKAEPLTTEL; this comes from the exons ATGgcagaaggagagagaagcgGGGGCGAGGGAGCGAGCGAGAGGCGCAAAATGGGAGCAACGAGATATGTGTTAGGCAGCGCGATCTTAGGACTGTTTTGGAGCAGCTTACTCAAGGGCGTCCTGACCAACTCTACCAGCAGGTGCGACTATCCGCCCTGTTCCTGCGACCACTACGGCCGGTTGACCTGCGACTGCAAGGAGGAGGGAGAG GAATTGATCCTGACCACAGAAGGGGACAGACGGCTGAGTCCCCACACCAGCAGGATATTGGTGAGCAACTGCTCGTCCGTAATACTCGCAAACTCAAGTCTGGCCTCGATGGTCGGGCTACGTTCGGTGGATCTGATTAACGTGGCAAATCTGACATTGGTCAGACAAAGCTTCGAGCTGTCATCGCACAGCACGCGCACGCGGATCTCCGTGCGGAACAGCAGTATTGACGTGATGCCGAGCTTCGTGTTCCGCGGTGATGTCGAGGCGATCACGTTTGAAAACGTGCGAATCGGCCAGCTGAGTGCCTTCTCGTTCGCCAATCTGATCCACACGGATACTTTGCGACTGGAGAATTGCCGTGTCGAGACAACAGAGGCGCAAGCCTTTAAGAAATTCGACGTCGGTTATTTGCATGTGATCGGCGGCAGTTTCGGCGATCAATTGCCGAGTCGTACTATGAACGACATCGAGGTCTATCACAAGTTCATGCTGGATGGCGTGAAAATGGGCATTGTGAGAAGCAACGCCTTTATCATGAGAAGCCCGCGTACAGTGGCGATACAGAACTGTGCGATCGAGAACCTGGAGAGTGAGGCGTTCGACGTGACGGCGCGGGGCGCTGTCATTATCAAGAACAACACTTTCGGTAACATCGGCGTGGGCGCTTTTCTGGGTATTCGGGCGGATCGTGAAATTAGATCGCCGCCaccatcgtcatcgtcatcgtcatcgtcatcgtcatcgtcatcgtcatcgtcatcatcatcgtcatcgtcctcgtcctcgtcatcatcatcatcatcgtcgtcgctGGTCCACGGCCTCATCTTCAAAAACAACAGTGTAAACAGCTTCGAGGAAGGCTCGCTCATGTTCGATCGCGCGAGTTTTCGGCCAGAGCTCGACAATCTACTCATCGCGCAAGCCTGTGACTGCCAAATGTTACCCGTGTGGAAGAATAATGTGCTCAATTATACGAGCGTTTACTCGCGGTTCTACGTGAGACAAAACTCACTCATGCCACCCCCGCTGTCGCAGCCCCAGGAGCCCATCAACGAGACCCCGGAGACCTTCCTATGTCTGGACGGCGGACTAGATGGCATACCAACGAGCTTCGTCGACTACGAGACGCGTCATTGCTCCCTCGGCGGTTCCATGCTCGTTCTCATTCTAATTATCGTAGGTGCCGTTCTCGCTTTGTTGGCGAGTGTATGTCTCATCGTCTGGTGCTGTCGAAGACGCCGACGGAACAACAGGAAGAAATGGATCAGCGTGCCCACTAATGCACCCGACGTGGTCTCTAAGAAGAACGGTGTGATCGGTAGAGAAGCGGCAACATCCGGCACACCGGTCGACAGCAGGATAACCATGGTAGTGCCGGATGGCAGGTTATACCGGGAGACAGAGTTCCACGTAATCGTCGAGAAGGCCGAGCCGCTAACGACAGAGTTGTAA